AAACAGCACGCGACCAATCTCACGGTCGCGTTCCATTTCTTCTGGCGTGGGGGCTGGGTTCGAGAAATCCACCATGTTGGTCCCTACGATCACTTCTTCCCGGCCGGAAGCTTGGGCTGGCTGGTCGCAGCGGCGGCCTTCGTGTTCATGCGGCGCTGGATCACCGTCTGCTGCAGCATGGTCAGCAGATTGTTCCAGCAATAATAGATCACGAGGCCAGCGGGCTGGCGCGCCATGAAGAAGGTGAAGATGATCGGCATGAACTGGAACATCTTCTGCTGCGCCGGATCCACCGAAGGTGCCGGGTTCAGCTTCTGCTGGATGAACATGGTCAGCCCGAACGCCATCGGCCACAGGCCAAGCTGGAGCATGGGCGAGATGACCGACGGATCCCACGGGATCAGCCCGAACAGGGTGAACAGGTTTGTGGGGTCAAAAGCCGAGAGGTCATGGATCCAGCCAAAGAACGGCGCGTGACGCATCTCGATGGTCACGTACAGATCCTTGTACAGGCACCAGAACACCGGAATCTGCAGCAGCACGGGCAGGCAGCCGCTGGCCGGGTTCACGCCTTCCTGCTTGTAAAGCGCGATCATCTGCTGGTTGAGCGCCATCTGGTCGTCTTTATAACGCTCGCGCAGGGCTTTGATCTTGGGCTGGAGCTGGCGCATCTTGCCCATGGAGTGGAACTGCTTGGTGGCGAGCGGGAAGAACAGCGCCTTGACCAGCAGGGTGAACGCCATCAGCGCAAGGCCAAAATTGCCCAGCATGGTGTTCAGCCAGTCCAGCACCGTGAAGATGGGGCGCGTCAGGAACGCAAACCAGCCAAAATCAACCGCTTTCCAGAAATCGGGGATATGCAGGCTGGACTCATATTTCTCCAGCAGCGGCACTTCCTTCGCACCGGCAAAGACATGGCTTTCGGTGCTGGCCTCGCCGCCTGCCGCTACAACGAGCGGCGCGCGCGCGGTAAAGCCGACATCATAGATGCCCTTGTCGCCACCCTGCGAGAGGAAGGCGTAGTTGGCCGCAACATCACTATCCTGCTGCGGAATGACGGCAGACAGCCAGTA
This is a stretch of genomic DNA from Komagataeibacter xylinus. It encodes these proteins:
- the yidC gene encoding membrane protein insertase YidC, which produces MDIKRFMVATALSAVVLVGFEYFLPQQNHKTVEQQAPAPAPAPAPAAADGAATPAADQTADQAAKSDAPDPRVTIDAGRVAGSLDLRGARLDDLVLKNYHETVKDGSPLVRVLERRGEAQPNLVEVGWTNVSGGQVRVPDANTVWTADHDKLTEAQPVTLSWDNGQGQVFQITIAIDQNYMFAVTQKVVNHGSDGVSLYPFSRVERGYTPVETGGYLVHEGPISVIDHRLDESSYKSLRKAAVPPGNIAWSKSGQGGWAGITDKYWLSAVIPQQDSDVAANYAFLSQGGDKGIYDVGFTARAPLVVAAGGEASTESHVFAGAKEVPLLEKYESSLHIPDFWKAVDFGWFAFLTRPIFTVLDWLNTMLGNFGLALMAFTLLVKALFFPLATKQFHSMGKMRQLQPKIKALRERYKDDQMALNQQMIALYKQEGVNPASGCLPVLLQIPVFWCLYKDLYVTIEMRHAPFFGWIHDLSAFDPTNLFTLFGLIPWDPSVISPMLQLGLWPMAFGLTMFIQQKLNPAPSVDPAQQKMFQFMPIIFTFFMARQPAGLVIYYCWNNLLTMLQQTVIQRRMNTKAAAATSQPKLPAGKK